Part of the Neochlamydia sp. AcF84 genome, ATAAAAAAAATTAATTCTTAGGCCTAACATGCATCTCGGTTACATTATTATCTATGTCAAAGACGTGCCCACAACAGTTTCTTTCTACGAAAAAGCTTTTAAGCTAAAGCTTCGATTTATTCATGAAAGCAATCAATATGCAGAAATGGAAACAGGCCAAACAATTTTAGCATTTGCTGACGAAGATGTTGTGATGGCTTCCCATCAATTTCGGCCAAATCGCCAAAAAGAACTAGCTGCTGGTGCTGAAATTGCGTTTATAGTCGATAATGTGGAGAAGCAATTTCAACACGCGATTGATTCTGGAGCAGTAGAAATTCTTAAACCTGCTCAAAAACCGTGGGGTCAAATCGTTTCTTATGTCCGTGACAATAATGGTTTCATTGTCGAAATTTGCAATGCAATAAAGGAATAGCAAATGTCTGTCAAAAAAAAGAATCTTAAAGATCTAAAAAATGTTGGGAAAGCAACTTTACGGGATTTAAGCATTCTGAATATTCATTTAGTCGAAGACTTAATTCATCATGATGCTACTCAATTGTTCGAACAATTAGAAAGGTTAACAGGAAAACGTCATGATCCTTGTGTGTGGGACGTATTTGCCGCCATTATACATGAAGCTAAGACGGGAGAACCTATTTCATGGTGGGCATGGACAGCCCAGAGAAAGGCTCTTCAAAAAACAGGAAAGTTAATTCATATAATTTGAGTTATTCCTTAGCGATGATAACGCTTTAGTAATGCCCTCGATGCTTCTCTTTTTCTTTTTTTTTGCTTGAGTGCAAATTGATCATCTTTGCGATCTTGTTTTTCGGCACTGCTAATAATTTTCTTTCTTTTCTTCTCAAGCCCTCCTCGCCTGTAATCTTGTGCTAAAGTTGAAGGCTGTGTCGTTTCCTTCATTCTTGCCATTTCACGGCGGACTTCTCTTTGTACTCTCTTTGGATTCATGCGCAGGATTTGAATGTTGATTTCCTTAACTTCTCCAAATTTTATTTCAGGATAATGATTAAGAACAAACTTATGAATCTCAGGATCAGACGGTTCACCACCCAAGATAGTCCTTGCAATTGCCTACCCTGCTTTATCGGTCCGCTCAAAAGTTTTTACCCAGAACCGCTTTTCAAAGAAAATTTTTGCTTTAACTGTAGCGATTTTATTCCCTTTATATGGCTCAAGATACTAACACACTTTCCCTGGGTTTAAAATAAACACTCTAACCGTTTTCATAAACGATTCTAGTAATTCACAAAAATAGCATCTTTTTGTGAAAAAGAGAGACTCGAAATGCGCCAAAGTATCGAAATCGCAGTAAAAAATAGGATTATTGAGCAAGGCCGCGGTTGGTGTTTTACGCCCATGCACTTTTCAGATCTGGGTAGTGTTACCTCTATTCGAAAATCTCTTTCACAGCTTCAAAAACAAAACATCATCCGTCG contains:
- a CDS encoding VOC family protein, which encodes MHLGYIIIYVKDVPTTVSFYEKAFKLKLRFIHESNQYAEMETGQTILAFADEDVVMASHQFRPNRQKELAAGAEIAFIVDNVEKQFQHAIDSGAVEILKPAQKPWGQIVSYVRDNNGFIVEICNAIKE
- a CDS encoding helix-hairpin-helix domain-containing protein; the encoded protein is MSVKKKNLKDLKNVGKATLRDLSILNIHLVEDLIHHDATQLFEQLERLTGKRHDPCVWDVFAAIIHEAKTGEPISWWAWTAQRKALQKTGKLIHII
- a CDS encoding DUF2992 family protein, whose translation is MARTILGGEPSDPEIHKFVLNHYPEIKFGEVKEINIQILRMNPKRVQREVRREMARMKETTQPSTLAQDYRRGGLEKKRKKIISSAEKQDRKDDQFALKQKKRKREASRALLKRYHR
- a CDS encoding DUF6088 family protein, whose amino-acid sequence is MRQSIEIAVKNRIIEQGRGWCFTPMHFSDLGSVTSIRKSLSQLQKQNIIRRLDQGVYDYPKIHDLLSTLPPRFE